A stretch of DNA from Nocardioides sp. Arc9.136:
GCCATTCCGGCCCCCGGCCGGTGTCGCCCGGCACGACGCCTCGTTGGGAGGGACATGGGGAAGCGAACCGACGTGGCCGGGCTGAGCGTCACGACCGTGCTGCAGCCGGGGCACACCGTGCTGCGGCTCGTCGGAGAGATCGACCTCGCGGAGGTCGACGCCCTGCGCCGGGCCGCCCACCTCGCCGTCGCCGCCGGACGCGACGTGCTGGTCGACCTCGGCGGGGTCACCTTCGTCGACGCCTGCGGGCTCGCCGCGATCGTCGGAGTACGCCGCGTGGCGCACGCCGCCGGGCTGCGCTGCCACCTCGTCGACCCCAGCCGGCCCGTCCGCCGGGTCGCCGGGCTGACCCGCTCCGAGAACGCGCTCGGCTGGGACCTCCCCGCGCGCGGGCGCTCCACCGGACCCGGCCGGGGCCGGCCGTCGGCCGACCACGCCCGGCGCCGGCCGCCGACCACCCGGCGCTGAGCGGACCCGTGCCGGTCTCGTGATGCCCAGCGTGCGCCGGGGCGCACGCTGGGCATCACGAGGCGCTGGGCGTCAGAGCTCGTGGTTGGCGCGGAAGACGCCTGCCGGGTCCACGGACGCCCGGATCCCGCAGACCCGCTCGCGCACGCCCGGCTCGAACGCGGCCGAGGCGTCCGCGACGCGCCGATCGGCGAAGTTGAGCACGCACCGGTCGCTCGACCAGGGGGCCAGCGCGGCCACGACCGACGCAGCCGCGGCGGAGCCCGCCTCGGCCAGGGCCGGGGTGGGGGCGA
This window harbors:
- a CDS encoding STAS domain-containing protein, yielding MGKRTDVAGLSVTTVLQPGHTVLRLVGEIDLAEVDALRRAAHLAVAAGRDVLVDLGGVTFVDACGLAAIVGVRRVAHAAGLRCHLVDPSRPVRRVAGLTRSENALGWDLPARGRSTGPGRGRPSADHARRRPPTTRR